The genomic stretch GATCGTTGATCGCGACCCTCCGGCGGATCCTCGCGTTCGCACGCCCCTACCGGACGCGCCTGGTGCTCGCCATCGCGCTGACGCTCGTGGCCACAGCCGTCGGGCTGGTGGTGCCGCTCGGGCTGCAGCGGCTGCTCGACTCCGTCTTCCAGGCCACCGACGGGACGCTGCTCAACCAGCTCGCGCTGGCGCTGCTGGCGCTGTTCGCGCTCCAGGCCGTGCTCGGCTTCGGGGGCAGCTACCTGATGGAGTGGACCGGCGAGCGCGTGGTCACCGACCTGCGCACGACGCTCTACACACACCTCCACCGCCTCGGCCTGCGATTCTTTTCCGACCAGCGGACGGGCGAGATCACGAGCCGCCTCACCAACGACGTGTCGAAGGTCCAGTCGGCCGCGACGAGCGACCTGGGCGACGCGCTCCGGCTGGCGCTCACGCTGGTCGGCTCGGTCGCGTTGATGCTGGCGCTGAACTGGCGGCTCTCGCTCGTCATCTTCGCCGTCGTCCCCCCGATCGCGTGGGCGATGCGGTCGTTCGGGCAGATCGTCCGCACGCTGTCGCGGACGATCCAGGACCGGCTGGCGGACACGACGGCCATCGCCGAGGAGGCCATCGCGGGGGTCCGCGTCGTGAAGGCGTTCGCGCGGGAGGGCTACGAGGTCGGGCGCTACGGCGAGGCCGTCGAGGGCCTGTTCGAGACCTCGCGGCGGCGGGCGTGGATCGTGGCCGCCTTTTGGTCCTCGGTCGGCTTCGGGTTCTCCACCGCGCTGGTGGTCATCTTCTGGTTCGGCGGGCGCGAGGTCCTGGCCGACCGGCTGACGGCGGGCGCGCTGGTCGCGTTCATCGTCTACGCGCTCAACATCGCGCGGAGCGTCGCGGGCGCGGGCCGCCTCTACACGTCGTTCCAGAGCGCCGCGGGTGCCTCCGACCGGCTGTTCGAGTTGCTGGACTCGGAGCCCGAGATCGTGGACGCGCCCGGCGCCCGCCCACTGCGGTCGGTCCGCGGTGCGCTGGACCTGGAAGCCGTGACGTTCGGCTACGTCGACGGCCAACCCATCCTCCGCGACGTGTCGATCTCGGCGGCGCCCGGCGAGACCGTCGCGCTCGTCGGCCCCAGCGGCGCGGGCAAGACGACGCTGCTGCACCTCATCCCCCGCTTCTACGACCCCGACACGGGAACGCTGCGCATCGACGGCGTGGACGTGCGGGACGCGACCGTCGACAGCGTCCGCGACGCGGTGGCGCTGGTGGCGCAGGACGTGCAGCTCTTCGGCGTCTCCCTCCGCGACAACATCCGCTACGGCCGCCTCGACGCCTCCGACGCCGAGGTGGAGGCCGCCGCCCGTGCCGCCCACGCGGACGCGTTCATCGAGGCGCTGCCCGACGGCTACGACACGCCGGTCGGCGAGCGGGGCGTCAAGCTATCCGGCGGCCAGCGGCAGCGCATCGCCATCGCGCGGGCGCTCCTCAAGGACCCGCCGATCCTGCTCCTCGACGAGGCCACCAGCGCCCTCGACGCGGCCTCCGAGGCAGCCGTGCAGGAGGCGCTCTCGGAGTTGATGCAGGGGCGCACGTCGGTCGTCATCGCGCACCGCCTCGCGACGGTCCGCGACGCGGACCGGATCGTGGTCCTGGATGGCGGGCGCGTCGTGGAGGAGGGCACGCACACCGAGCTGGTCGCGCGCGGCGGCCTCTACGCCGACCTCGCCGCTCGCCAGTTCACCGCCGGGGGCGACGGCGTCGGCGTGCTGGAGTAGCGTGCGGCAACGCCGGGCGCAGTGCCTGGGACAATCCGGCGTCCCCGGCGTCGTTCGCGTCCTGTCCCCGGCTAGCTTGCCGCCCCCACTGGTCCCGTCGTGAGCGCCTCTCCCCTCGCCGTCCCGATCCGCCGCCGCCTGCGCGCCGCCCGGCGTCGGCTGACCGGAGCGGCCGTGGCGCGCGGGCTCCTGGTGACGCTGGGCGTCGTCGGCGCCGCGGCGGGCGTGGCGCTGGCCGCCGAGGCGACCGTCTGGCTGGGCGTCGAGTTGCGGACGGCGCTGTTCTGGACGCTCGTCGCCACGCTCGTGGCCCTGGTCGGGGCGACCGTCGTGGTCCCCCTGCTGCGCGGCTGGGGCGTGCTGCCCGGGCTCGACGAGCGGGCGGTCGTCCGCCGCACCGGCCAGGACTTCGCGGGCGTCGACGACCGCCTCGCGACGTTCCTCGACCTCGCCGACGGCCACGACGCCGGCGACGACGACCGCCTCCACGCATTCGCGCTGGCCTCGCTGGAGCAGCAGGTGGCCGACATTCCCTTCGAGCGGGTCCGCGCCTTCGGGCCGGTCCGCGCGACGGCGAAGTGGGCGCTCGTGCCGCTGGCGCTCCTGTTCGTCGCCTTCGCGGGCTGGCCCCGCACCATGACCGCCGCCGCCGAGCGGCTGATGGCGCCGGGCGAGTACTTCGCCCCGCCCGCCCCCTTCGAGATCCTCGTCACGCCCGGCGACGCCGAGGTGACGCGCGGCGCGGCCTTCGAGGTCGGCGCCCGCGCCGTCGGGCGCGAGTTGCCCCTCGTGGCCGAGCTGGAGTTCGGCCGGGCCGACGAGCGCGCCACAGAGACGGTTCGCCTCCAGGCCGACGGCGACCGCTTCCTCCACACCATCGCCGCCGTCGACGCCGACCTCCGCTACCGCTTCGAGGCCGACGGCGTGCGGACGCCCTGGTACACCGTCCGTGCGGGCGACCGGCCGCTCGTGCGCGGCGTCAAGGTGACCGTCATCCCGCCGGGCTACAGCGGTCGGAGCGCCCGCGCGCTGCCCGAGGGCGTCGGCGACGCGACCGGGCTGGTCGGCTCGGGCGTGCGCGTGCAGGTCCAGCACGGCGGCCCGGCGCCCGTCGAGGCGTGGCTGCAGGTGGCGTGGGAGGACGGCCGGAGCCAGCGCGTCCCCCTCCGCCTCGGCAGCGAGGCGGGCCTGGGCACCTTCCGCCTGCGCGGCGCCGGGACGTACACCGTCCACCTGCGCGCGAAGGGCGGCCTGGAGAACACCGACCCGGCGCGCTACCGGCTGGGGGTGCTGTCGGACGGCGAGCCCCAGATCGCGCTCGTCGAGGGCGCCGACGGGACGCTCGGCGAGGGCGCCCGCCGCCTCGTCTTCCGCGTCACCGACGACTTCGGCTTCCGAGGCGGACGGCTGGTGTACCGCGTCACGCGCGGCGGCACCGCGCAGCCCGCCCGCGCGCTCGGCCTGGGCGTCCGCACGCGCCCCCTGGACCAGGACGTGTCCGTCGACTGGCGCGTGCCGGGCGCCCGCCCCGGCGACACCGTCGAGTTCTACGGGCAGGTCACCGACAACGACGGCCGCGGCGGCAAGACGGCGCGTACGCCGCTCTTCACCCTCCGCTTCCCCTCCCTCACCGAGCGCCTGGACGACTTCGCCGCCCAGCGCGACTCGACCGTCGAGGCGCTGGAAGACCTCTCGGAGGACGCCGACGCGTCCCGCGAGCGCTTCGAGCGGCTGCGCGAGGACCTCCGCGAGAACGTCGAGCCGGACTGGGAGGACCGCCGCCAGATCGAAGAACTCCTCCGCCAGCAGGACGCCATGCGCGAGCAGGCCCGGCAGCTCCAGGAGCAGATGCGCCAGCTCGGGCAGCAGATGGAGGACAACCAGATGGGCGACGACGACCTCCGCCGCCAGTTCGACCAGATGCAGGACGTGCTCGAAGAGCTCGACACGCCCCAGGTCCGCGACGCGCTCGAACGGCTCCGCGAGGCCATGGAGCAGCTCGACCTCCGCGAGATGCTGGAGCAGGCCGACGAGGCCGCGCAGTCCGAGGAGGAGCTCCGCCGTCGCCTCGACCGGGCCATAGAGCTGATGCGCCGCCTCGAAGCGGCCGTCGAGATGGAGGACATCGCGCGCCGCGCCGAGGACCTCGCCGAGACCGAGGAGCGGCTGGCCCGCGAGACCGAGGCCGTCCGCGAGGGTCGCGACCCGGAGGCCGCCCGCGACGGCACCGAGGCGGGGGAGGAGGCCCGCGAGCCGCAGCCCGAGCGGACGCCGTCGGCGCAGGAGACCGCGGCCGAGCGCCAGCGGTTGGCCGAGGAACAGCGCGAGGCCGCCGAGGCCGCCGAGGCGCTGCAGGAGCAACTGGACGCCCTCCGCGAGCAGATGGAGGACATCCGCAACGCACCGACCGACGCCATCGAGCAGATGCAGGAGGAGATGGGCGAGGAAGGTGGGCTCCCTCAGCAGATGGAGGAGAACGCCGAGCAGCTCGAACAGAACCAGATGCAGGACGCCCAGCAGGGCCAGCAGGAGATGTCCGAGCAACTCCG from Rubrivirga sp. SAORIC476 encodes the following:
- a CDS encoding ABC transporter ATP-binding protein, coding for MIATLRRILAFARPYRTRLVLAIALTLVATAVGLVVPLGLQRLLDSVFQATDGTLLNQLALALLALFALQAVLGFGGSYLMEWTGERVVTDLRTTLYTHLHRLGLRFFSDQRTGEITSRLTNDVSKVQSAATSDLGDALRLALTLVGSVALMLALNWRLSLVIFAVVPPIAWAMRSFGQIVRTLSRTIQDRLADTTAIAEEAIAGVRVVKAFAREGYEVGRYGEAVEGLFETSRRRAWIVAAFWSSVGFGFSTALVVIFWFGGREVLADRLTAGALVAFIVYALNIARSVAGAGRLYTSFQSAAGASDRLFELLDSEPEIVDAPGARPLRSVRGALDLEAVTFGYVDGQPILRDVSISAAPGETVALVGPSGAGKTTLLHLIPRFYDPDTGTLRIDGVDVRDATVDSVRDAVALVAQDVQLFGVSLRDNIRYGRLDASDAEVEAAARAAHADAFIEALPDGYDTPVGERGVKLSGGQRQRIAIARALLKDPPILLLDEATSALDAASEAAVQEALSELMQGRTSVVIAHRLATVRDADRIVVLDGGRVVEEGTHTELVARGGLYADLAARQFTAGGDGVGVLE
- a CDS encoding DUF4175 family protein, whose translation is MSASPLAVPIRRRLRAARRRLTGAAVARGLLVTLGVVGAAAGVALAAEATVWLGVELRTALFWTLVATLVALVGATVVVPLLRGWGVLPGLDERAVVRRTGQDFAGVDDRLATFLDLADGHDAGDDDRLHAFALASLEQQVADIPFERVRAFGPVRATAKWALVPLALLFVAFAGWPRTMTAAAERLMAPGEYFAPPAPFEILVTPGDAEVTRGAAFEVGARAVGRELPLVAELEFGRADERATETVRLQADGDRFLHTIAAVDADLRYRFEADGVRTPWYTVRAGDRPLVRGVKVTVIPPGYSGRSARALPEGVGDATGLVGSGVRVQVQHGGPAPVEAWLQVAWEDGRSQRVPLRLGSEAGLGTFRLRGAGTYTVHLRAKGGLENTDPARYRLGVLSDGEPQIALVEGADGTLGEGARRLVFRVTDDFGFRGGRLVYRVTRGGTAQPARALGLGVRTRPLDQDVSVDWRVPGARPGDTVEFYGQVTDNDGRGGKTARTPLFTLRFPSLTERLDDFAAQRDSTVEALEDLSEDADASRERFERLREDLRENVEPDWEDRRQIEELLRQQDAMREQARQLQEQMRQLGQQMEDNQMGDDDLRRQFDQMQDVLEELDTPQVRDALERLREAMEQLDLREMLEQADEAAQSEEELRRRLDRAIELMRRLEAAVEMEDIARRAEDLAETEERLARETEAVREGRDPEAARDGTEAGEEAREPQPERTPSAQETAAERQRLAEEQREAAEAAEALQEQLDALREQMEDIRNAPTDAIEQMQEEMGEEGGLPQQMEENAEQLEQNQMQDAQQGQQEMSEQLRQMSSRMREQSQQMQGQQQQVDQAALRRALEDVLTISREQETLATQTGGLPAESPALVPAARRQSQLRDALRTVVDTLRRVGQTVPSLGPQVDERAQDGQREMSLAVEQLAERRSARATGHQRSAMSHLNELALLLADLLEQLQNQQQQSGSGSGSGQGSSSGMSPGQMQQLGRAQQQLNQRIQQMLNESAGERLSPGDGQRLRQMAEQQEAIRRQLQRAVEGGGDGLNPNDRSALQRVGEDMRESAAQMRRGGLDPRAAQRQQQILERLLEAERSVNQRGREPRREAQQGQARPAPPASAPRTTRPADRIRGDLIRALESGYAPDYQDLIKRYFERLQARTGG